In one window of Mesorhizobium sp. B2-1-1 DNA:
- a CDS encoding glycosyltransferase, with protein MTVRPAAACVSVVITTYNHARFLAEAIDSVRNQSVRPDEIIVVDDGSLDNPENVVRRYVDVHYIRQENQGLAAARNTGMKAARGEFIAFLDADDRLRPTALATNLALFHDSPDCALVYGAYCYIDEAGAVRNSVPLRPVGEDPYAGFLTGNLIGMHATVLYRRSTLEAAGGFDRSLRACEDYDVYLRLSRANKAACTPECLADYRRHATNMSNSNPMMLRAALKVLGRQRNLARTNPDWTAAYHQGVENWKRYYAHMQLGQLSTAVRSRSSLGGQLLNTIAVSLAAPLQTTMMLRQRFKGWSSRRRSGVRFGDLSRPLPFSTNFGFDRGKPVDRRYVETFLASCSLNISGRVLEIGDNAYTTRFGGSRVARSDVLNRYEGHPLTTFVGDLANGDDLPLETFDCIVLTQTLHLLFNMPVAVATLWRMLKPGGVLLVTVPWVSPIDRGEWGESWFWSITPAALGRLLSDRFGVENVEVRHYGNAYSATGFLYGLAEHELNLAMLDVHDPCCPVIVAARAFRRRAA; from the coding sequence ATGACCGTCAGACCCGCCGCAGCCTGTGTCTCGGTTGTCATTACGACCTATAACCATGCTCGATTTCTCGCGGAAGCGATCGACAGTGTCCGGAACCAGAGCGTGCGGCCCGATGAGATCATCGTTGTGGACGATGGTTCGTTGGACAATCCCGAAAATGTTGTTCGCCGGTATGTCGACGTCCACTACATCCGCCAAGAAAACCAGGGTTTAGCCGCTGCCCGCAATACGGGAATGAAGGCAGCACGTGGCGAATTCATCGCGTTCCTGGATGCCGACGACAGGCTGCGCCCGACGGCGCTCGCTACCAATCTTGCTTTGTTCCATGACAGTCCGGATTGCGCCTTGGTCTATGGAGCCTATTGCTACATCGATGAGGCCGGCGCAGTCAGGAATTCAGTTCCGCTGAGGCCGGTGGGAGAGGACCCGTATGCCGGATTCTTGACCGGCAACCTGATTGGAATGCATGCGACAGTGCTCTATCGGCGTAGCACATTGGAGGCTGCTGGCGGATTTGACCGATCCCTGCGGGCTTGCGAGGATTACGACGTCTACCTTCGCCTGTCTCGGGCAAACAAGGCCGCATGCACCCCGGAGTGTCTCGCAGATTACCGCAGGCACGCAACGAATATGTCCAACAGCAATCCGATGATGTTGCGCGCGGCGCTCAAAGTCCTTGGCCGGCAGAGGAATCTTGCGCGGACCAATCCAGACTGGACGGCCGCCTACCATCAGGGCGTCGAAAATTGGAAACGCTATTATGCGCACATGCAACTGGGACAGCTTAGTACAGCGGTTCGATCCCGTTCTTCGCTCGGCGGTCAGCTCCTGAACACCATTGCCGTTTCGCTCGCAGCGCCATTGCAGACCACCATGATGCTGCGGCAGCGTTTCAAGGGCTGGTCAAGTCGGCGCCGATCGGGCGTCCGGTTCGGTGACCTCAGCCGCCCGCTGCCCTTCAGTACAAATTTCGGTTTTGATCGCGGCAAGCCAGTGGACCGCCGCTATGTCGAGACTTTCCTCGCATCATGTTCGCTGAACATATCCGGCAGGGTTCTGGAGATCGGGGACAACGCCTATACGACCCGCTTCGGAGGCAGTCGAGTTGCCAGGAGCGACGTTCTAAACCGATATGAAGGCCACCCGCTGACGACCTTCGTTGGCGATCTGGCCAACGGCGACGACCTGCCGCTCGAGACATTTGACTGCATCGTGCTCACCCAGACCCTGCACCTCCTTTTCAACATGCCTGTCGCGGTTGCAACCCTATGGCGGATGCTGAAACCGGGAGGCGTGCTTCTGGTCACGGTCCCTTGGGTAAGCCCGATTGACCGAGGAGAATGGGGCGAGAGCTGGTTCTGGTCGATAACCCCGGCGGCGCTGGGCCGGCTTCTCTCAGACAGGTTCGGGGTGGAGAATGTCGAAGTCCGCCACTATGGAAACGCCTATTCGGCTACCGGGTTTCTCTATGGCTTGGCGGAGCATGAGCTGAATTTGGCAATGCTCGATGTGCATGACCCATGTTGCCCGGTGATTGTCGCCGCGCGCGCTTTCAGGCGACGAGCGGCGTGA
- a CDS encoding glycosyltransferase family 2 protein, translating into MAVIIPAYNAEQFIERTLASVINQTYRNIEIIVVDDGSTDETASIVRRLSNDDPRIKLLQQKNSGVASARNTGIRASKGIYIAPIDADDLWHPTKLEKQLRVFAAAGNDVGLVYTLYRTIDADDKAIITPKRMHPHGWVFMQHLGQNFIGHGSSAMFRRDVLLEMGGYSSRLRENGAEGCEDFFLQLSIASKYRFDVVKEHLVGYRRTPGAMSQDFVRMLISRRMVLESLFARCSEMVSPILSDVMFRNDVEIARLGLKRRRFAAVGMNFARVLWRSPSQFAKVVGATLAIFRRKAKQGTKLEREGRSSGIGKPFWDYAVDELFDRGENTDYRALLNNLAAMDSKLGPCGGYLAQHPERGTFAMPQEGSGSDSPFLLRGLE; encoded by the coding sequence GTGGCTGTCATTATCCCTGCCTACAACGCAGAACAATTTATCGAACGCACCTTGGCGTCGGTGATAAACCAGACCTACAGAAACATCGAAATAATAGTCGTTGATGACGGTTCGACTGATGAAACTGCATCAATCGTCCGCCGACTATCCAATGACGACCCGCGTATCAAGCTGCTCCAACAGAAGAACAGTGGCGTCGCGTCGGCGCGGAATACGGGGATACGTGCAAGCAAGGGTATCTATATAGCACCTATAGACGCCGACGATCTCTGGCACCCAACCAAACTCGAAAAGCAGCTGCGTGTTTTCGCTGCAGCAGGCAATGATGTTGGGCTTGTCTATACGCTTTACCGGACGATTGATGCCGATGATAAGGCGATCATTACGCCTAAGCGCATGCACCCGCACGGATGGGTATTCATGCAGCATCTCGGACAGAACTTTATCGGTCACGGAAGTTCGGCAATGTTCCGGCGCGATGTCTTACTCGAAATGGGTGGCTATTCCTCGCGACTGCGCGAAAACGGTGCGGAGGGTTGTGAGGACTTCTTCCTCCAATTGAGTATCGCCTCGAAATACCGATTCGATGTCGTCAAGGAGCACTTGGTCGGATACCGCCGAACGCCAGGAGCCATGTCGCAAGATTTCGTCCGAATGCTCATCTCGCGTCGGATGGTGCTCGAGAGCCTCTTTGCTCGCTGCAGCGAGATGGTGAGCCCGATCCTATCGGATGTGATGTTCCGTAACGATGTCGAGATCGCCAGGCTCGGGCTTAAAAGGCGCCGCTTTGCTGCCGTCGGCATGAACTTCGCCAGAGTGCTCTGGCGATCGCCCTCGCAGTTCGCGAAAGTCGTCGGTGCGACGCTTGCCATTTTCCGGCGCAAGGCGAAACAAGGAACCAAACTGGAACGCGAAGGCCGCAGCTCGGGGATCGGGAAACCGTTCTGGGACTACGCTGTCGATGAGCTTTTCGATCGCGGCGAGAATACCGATTACCGTGCCTTGCTCAACAATCTGGCTGCAATGGACAGCAAACTTGGACCCTGCGGAGGCTATTTGGCGCAGCATCCCGAACGAGGAACCTTTGCAATGCCCCAAGAGGGCAGCGGCTCAGACAGCCCGTTTCTCCTTAGAGGCTTGGAATGA
- a CDS encoding cysteine desulfurase-like protein — protein MTTGRWDIEAVRGAFPALAITDDGKPRIYLDAPGGSQVPARVVERMSEVMLRSCANEGGAFHTSRDSDRILVGAHAAAAALLGAQPDEIVFGLNSTSLIFHFSRMVARDWKPGDEIVLTRMDHDGNVGPWIIAAEERGVTVRWLEFDTETFEYRYDMLDELIGPRTRLIACNHASNIFGTVNDVARIVAAGKAAGAVTMVDAVQSAPHLALDVSAIGCDLLACSAYKFFGPHAGVMYIRPELRDRLTPLKVRPASFDMPWRHTPGTPSFEAQAGTQAAIEHIAWLGEQCAGVDVAAPLRQRIVAGLEAATDYEAGLMDRFLAGVAGIPGFKLCGIASRNRLDARVPTFSFRLAKRSPQEIAAALAGENIFGWAGDFYAYEASGLLGLREQGGVARLGLSHYTTVDEVDQAVLAVARLAA, from the coding sequence ATGACGACTGGACGATGGGACATCGAGGCGGTGCGCGGGGCCTTCCCGGCGCTGGCGATCACCGACGACGGCAAGCCACGTATCTATCTCGACGCGCCGGGCGGCTCGCAAGTACCGGCACGCGTGGTCGAGCGCATGAGCGAGGTGATGCTGCGAAGCTGCGCCAACGAGGGCGGTGCCTTCCACACCTCGCGTGATAGCGACCGCATCTTGGTGGGAGCGCATGCAGCGGCGGCCGCCTTGCTCGGCGCACAGCCGGACGAGATCGTCTTCGGCCTCAACAGCACCTCGCTGATCTTCCATTTTTCGCGCATGGTGGCACGCGACTGGAAACCGGGCGACGAGATCGTGCTTACCCGCATGGACCATGATGGCAATGTCGGCCCGTGGATCATCGCAGCCGAGGAACGTGGCGTCACCGTCCGCTGGCTCGAGTTCGATACCGAAACCTTCGAATATCGCTACGACATGCTGGACGAACTGATCGGCCCACGCACGCGTCTGATTGCCTGCAATCACGCGAGCAACATCTTCGGCACCGTCAACGACGTTGCCCGTATCGTGGCTGCTGGTAAAGCTGCCGGCGCCGTCACCATGGTCGATGCCGTGCAGTCGGCGCCGCATTTGGCCCTCGACGTGTCGGCGATCGGCTGCGACCTGCTCGCATGCTCTGCCTACAAGTTCTTCGGTCCGCACGCCGGGGTCATGTATATACGGCCGGAGCTGCGCGACCGGCTCACGCCGCTCAAGGTGCGGCCCGCCTCCTTCGACATGCCGTGGCGCCACACCCCCGGCACTCCCTCCTTCGAGGCGCAGGCCGGCACGCAGGCGGCGATCGAGCACATCGCTTGGCTCGGCGAGCAGTGCGCCGGCGTCGACGTTGCCGCGCCGCTGCGCCAGCGCATCGTGGCGGGATTGGAGGCGGCGACCGACTACGAAGCCGGACTGATGGACCGGTTCCTGGCGGGTGTTGCCGGCATTCCCGGTTTCAAGCTCTGCGGCATCGCCAGCCGCAACCGGCTGGACGCCCGTGTGCCCACCTTCAGCTTCCGGCTGGCCAAGAGGTCGCCGCAGGAGATCGCAGCCGCGCTGGCGGGCGAAAACATCTTCGGCTGGGCCGGCGATTTCTACGCTTATGAAGCCTCCGGCCTGCTCGGTCTGCGCGAGCAAGGCGGAGTCGCTCGGCTCGGCCTATCGCATTACACCACAGTAGACGAGGTCGACCAGGCCGTTTTGGCCGTCGCCCGGCTGGCAGCCTGA
- a CDS encoding glycosyltransferase family 2 protein, with protein MKKLLLSEEQMSSGRNLAQTAECTFERTVNEPTVSVTVLIVTYNHARYVAAAIDSVLMQDTESGVEILISEDFSTDGTREIVERYVSDYPERLSAIYSGSNLRSNEVVARGLRVARGRYVSILDGDDLWTSKTKLRDQVAHLDAHPELSAIFYNALVAHGDEITSRRWTPRDQKPLITQREIWEGNPFATCGGMMRTACVRDVPSWYADFFPITDWPLYVHCAKTADLAFVDEVAGIYRLHPGGLVSALPSPLRLDAIEGFYRRMANVMDARGAQFARGGCSRYFYEWSKQYLNGGDLPSARSCFLRLLRSGTGGNNVPKRDIARLALLLLKSSVLGR; from the coding sequence ATGAAGAAGCTGCTGCTGTCGGAAGAGCAGATGTCGTCGGGCCGCAATTTGGCTCAGACGGCAGAATGCACTTTTGAGCGGACAGTGAATGAACCGACGGTCAGTGTGACCGTGCTCATTGTCACCTACAATCACGCTCGCTACGTAGCGGCAGCGATCGACAGCGTTCTCATGCAAGATACGGAATCCGGTGTCGAGATCCTGATCAGCGAAGATTTTTCGACGGACGGTACCCGGGAGATCGTGGAGCGGTATGTATCCGATTATCCCGAAAGACTATCGGCGATCTATTCTGGCAGCAATTTGAGATCCAACGAGGTCGTTGCGAGAGGACTCCGGGTTGCGCGCGGGCGCTATGTCTCGATCCTTGATGGCGACGACCTGTGGACATCCAAGACCAAGCTGCGAGATCAGGTGGCCCATCTTGACGCGCATCCTGAGCTCTCGGCCATATTTTACAATGCGCTCGTGGCGCACGGCGACGAGATCACGTCGCGGCGGTGGACGCCACGGGATCAGAAGCCCTTAATCACACAAAGGGAAATTTGGGAAGGCAATCCCTTCGCCACTTGCGGCGGTATGATGCGAACCGCGTGCGTTCGGGATGTACCGTCTTGGTATGCAGATTTCTTTCCGATTACTGATTGGCCGCTGTATGTGCATTGCGCAAAGACAGCAGACCTCGCCTTTGTCGACGAGGTGGCAGGTATCTATCGTCTGCACCCGGGTGGGCTTGTATCGGCGCTGCCAAGCCCGCTCAGGCTTGATGCGATCGAGGGATTCTACCGGCGAATGGCGAATGTCATGGATGCCCGTGGGGCACAGTTTGCCCGTGGCGGCTGTTCCCGCTACTTTTACGAATGGTCGAAGCAGTATCTGAACGGAGGTGACTTGCCGTCGGCCAGATCGTGCTTCCTACGATTGCTGCGAAGCGGCACTGGCGGAAACAACGTGCCGAAACGCGATATCGCGCGGTTGGCACTGCTCCTGCTGAAATCCTCGGTGCTCGGGAGATGA
- a CDS encoding Gfo/Idh/MocA family protein produces MSAQIETVQRQPARLRQGEPVRLVLAGCGAVTKLYYAEALSRLQGRGQIAVAAIFDPEAKSAAVVQARLPGAKVAASFDGLLAVGADVAIIASPPRYHLDQSMQALRAGMHVLCEKPMATSSSDADLILAVAAANNLHVATGLVRRQFPATRSIKAMVEGGLIGKIQGVCCFEGGPFQWPVASTSYFSRAESGGGVLQDIGTHCLDLLTWWFGEPHEIHYADDAMGGVEANCLVRLGFGGFEATVRLSRDWARPNLYRLEGERGSISWAVNETELVEIALKGCRTAATASFTNTDDRSRDFVDAFCDQISDLVDTVRNGTLLSGSATAGRNVLKRIEECYARRKRLDMPWLGAEDFRHVIASAETRQ; encoded by the coding sequence TTGTCCGCCCAAATTGAAACTGTGCAACGGCAGCCGGCACGGCTGCGGCAAGGTGAGCCTGTCCGTCTCGTTTTGGCCGGATGTGGCGCCGTCACGAAGCTCTACTATGCGGAAGCGCTGTCGCGCCTTCAAGGCAGAGGCCAGATCGCAGTCGCAGCCATCTTTGATCCCGAAGCGAAATCGGCCGCGGTCGTGCAGGCGCGGCTGCCCGGAGCGAAGGTTGCAGCCAGTTTCGACGGCCTTCTGGCTGTGGGCGCCGATGTGGCGATCATCGCTTCCCCGCCTCGATACCATCTTGATCAGTCGATGCAGGCGTTGCGGGCCGGCATGCATGTTCTATGCGAGAAGCCGATGGCCACGAGCAGCTCCGACGCGGACCTTATCCTGGCGGTAGCGGCAGCCAACAATCTGCATGTGGCAACAGGCCTCGTCAGAAGGCAGTTCCCTGCCACCCGATCGATAAAGGCCATGGTCGAGGGCGGATTGATCGGAAAAATTCAAGGTGTCTGTTGTTTTGAGGGTGGCCCTTTCCAGTGGCCTGTCGCTTCGACGAGCTATTTCAGCCGCGCGGAATCCGGCGGTGGCGTGCTTCAGGACATAGGCACGCATTGCCTTGACCTCCTGACCTGGTGGTTCGGAGAGCCCCATGAAATCCACTACGCCGATGACGCAATGGGCGGCGTCGAGGCGAACTGCCTTGTCCGGTTAGGTTTTGGCGGCTTCGAGGCAACGGTCCGGCTGAGCCGTGATTGGGCTCGTCCGAACCTTTACCGTCTTGAGGGCGAACGTGGCTCGATTTCTTGGGCAGTCAATGAGACTGAGCTTGTAGAGATCGCCTTGAAAGGATGCCGCACGGCAGCCACCGCCTCCTTCACCAACACCGACGACCGGTCGCGCGATTTCGTCGACGCGTTCTGCGATCAGATTTCGGACTTGGTCGACACGGTCCGAAATGGAACCCTCCTTTCCGGGTCAGCCACAGCGGGGCGCAACGTGCTCAAGCGAATCGAGGAATGCTATGCCAGACGGAAACGGCTGGACATGCCTTGGCTCGGAGCAGAAGACTTTCGCCACGTCATTGCTTCCGCCGAGACCAGACAATGA
- a CDS encoding NAD-dependent epimerase/dehydratase family protein has protein sequence MTGTVAVLGANGFIGCRTVELLHLSGWAEVRPIVRRPSAFASLSRFAIDGRVADAHNVPALTAALLGCQSVVHAVAGDSRTIVDAVEPVYLAAAAAGVVRLVYLSSASVHGQSPLPGTDETSALHDGQTVEYNNAKVRAERRLGELSRDGAVQVVVLRPGIVFGPRSSWTGGFANDLLDGSAYLVDGGHGICNSAYVDNVVHAIKLAIEVPEAAGRTYLVGDRERISWADLCRPIAEALGFDLAAISVSAPLSFAPNWTQWLRDGDLYRRLVRSLPRPVRSGLKVGYAEWRKSGLDQRPPMAPKIKVSEERALLHRCRVKLPSAKAERELGYQPVVGFEEACRRSVAWLTFAGYPTARSQVGER, from the coding sequence ATGACCGGCACTGTTGCCGTGCTTGGCGCCAACGGCTTCATAGGTTGCCGGACAGTGGAGTTGCTGCATCTTTCCGGCTGGGCTGAGGTGAGGCCGATCGTTCGCAGGCCGAGTGCTTTCGCCAGCCTGTCCCGCTTTGCGATCGATGGAAGGGTGGCGGACGCGCATAACGTTCCGGCTCTTACTGCGGCCCTTCTTGGCTGTCAGTCCGTTGTTCATGCAGTTGCCGGTGATAGTCGCACGATCGTCGATGCCGTCGAGCCTGTCTATCTTGCCGCCGCCGCTGCGGGCGTCGTTCGCCTGGTCTACCTCAGTAGCGCATCCGTTCATGGCCAATCGCCGCTGCCCGGAACGGACGAAACGAGCGCGCTGCACGACGGCCAGACGGTCGAGTACAACAATGCCAAGGTTCGTGCTGAACGTCGTCTCGGGGAATTGTCACGGGACGGTGCAGTCCAGGTGGTGGTGCTGCGGCCCGGAATTGTCTTTGGCCCGCGCTCCAGCTGGACGGGGGGCTTCGCCAACGATCTCCTCGACGGCTCTGCCTATCTGGTGGATGGCGGCCATGGCATCTGCAACAGCGCTTATGTCGACAATGTCGTTCATGCGATCAAGCTTGCCATCGAAGTGCCCGAGGCGGCTGGGCGAACTTATCTGGTCGGGGACCGCGAAAGGATAAGTTGGGCAGATCTTTGCCGCCCGATAGCCGAGGCATTGGGCTTCGACCTGGCTGCGATTTCGGTTTCCGCGCCATTGTCATTCGCGCCGAACTGGACACAATGGCTGAGAGATGGCGACCTTTACCGGCGGCTTGTCCGAAGCCTCCCGAGACCCGTTCGTAGCGGACTAAAGGTAGGCTATGCCGAGTGGCGGAAATCAGGGCTCGATCAGAGGCCGCCTATGGCTCCAAAGATCAAGGTATCTGAAGAACGTGCGCTGTTGCACCGGTGTCGGGTGAAACTCCCGTCGGCCAAGGCCGAGCGCGAGCTCGGATACCAGCCGGTGGTCGGCTTCGAGGAGGCATGTCGGCGCTCAGTCGCATGGCTAACCTTTGCCGGCTACCCGACTGCGCGGAGCCAAGTGGGCGAAAGATGA
- a CDS encoding glycosyltransferase family 2 protein — protein sequence MTAFRNFENRDPVPSLPQAAVRPKWSVMIPVYNSARFLASTLQSVLAQAPDPAHMQIEVVDDCSSDDPQKVVNEIGGRRVGFFRQPQNLGHIGNFHTCLSRAQGELVHLLHGDDAVRPEFYELLGRGFDADPRVGAAFCRTVFMDAHGQQLSIEPAMQSISGRLENAVVRLALEQRIMTPSIAVRRAVYEELGGFDRRLKCSEDWEMWIRIASRFPVWYEPQALALYRMHPQSNTGRHIRNAADMAYTRMAIDIFKSYLPSELADDVAASARRTYSQSALETGRRLLGSGDWAGCLAQMSEAFQLDPSLKTIGRMLRLVAKQGGEIVRPN from the coding sequence ATGACGGCTTTCCGCAACTTCGAGAATCGCGATCCGGTCCCGTCATTGCCACAGGCGGCTGTTCGTCCGAAGTGGTCGGTGATGATCCCCGTCTATAATAGCGCCCGCTTTCTTGCCTCAACGCTGCAAAGCGTGCTCGCGCAAGCCCCTGACCCGGCTCATATGCAGATCGAAGTGGTTGACGATTGTTCGTCCGACGATCCGCAAAAAGTCGTGAACGAAATCGGGGGAAGGCGTGTCGGCTTTTTCCGCCAGCCGCAAAACCTCGGCCACATCGGCAACTTCCATACCTGTCTGAGCCGAGCCCAGGGGGAACTTGTCCATCTCCTGCACGGCGACGATGCCGTCCGACCAGAATTTTACGAATTGCTCGGTCGGGGTTTCGATGCGGATCCGAGAGTAGGAGCGGCGTTCTGCCGGACGGTCTTCATGGACGCCCACGGACAGCAGTTGTCGATCGAACCTGCAATGCAGTCAATCTCCGGAAGGCTTGAGAATGCGGTGGTCCGATTGGCGCTCGAACAGCGCATCATGACGCCGTCCATCGCGGTCCGACGCGCGGTCTACGAAGAACTCGGCGGCTTCGACCGGCGGCTGAAATGCAGCGAAGACTGGGAGATGTGGATACGCATCGCTTCTCGTTTTCCTGTCTGGTACGAACCGCAAGCCCTTGCGCTTTATCGGATGCACCCGCAATCGAACACAGGGCGCCATATCCGGAATGCCGCGGACATGGCCTACACGCGAATGGCGATTGATATTTTCAAGAGCTATCTTCCAAGCGAACTCGCGGACGATGTCGCCGCATCGGCTCGGCGGACTTATTCGCAAAGCGCTCTCGAAACCGGGCGGCGGTTGCTTGGCTCTGGTGATTGGGCTGGATGCCTCGCGCAAATGAGTGAAGCCTTCCAACTCGATCCGTCGCTCAAGACAATTGGACGTATGCTGCGGCTCGTTGCGAAGCAGGGAGGCGAGATTGTCCGCCCAAATTGA
- a CDS encoding pyridoxal-phosphate dependent enzyme: MSNEGDIAAAAARSVRAHARIRGHIAKTSLLGASAVGDAIGSTVLFKCENFQFTNSFKARGAFSKLTAMDDATGGRPFVTASSGNHGIASSFAASRLFRKLSVVLPHNVTKAKLARIRSFGVDVILHGDESGQSEAHARRLGEEKGLVYVSPYNDPDVVAGQGTIGLELLEEHSHIDNVFIAMGGGGLIGGIGAVMKAFSPRTRIIGCAAANSMALAASMEAGKVIDVEHLPTLADGVAGGMDEDSVTLGLARSVVDDVVICSEAEIAGALARLAIEEHLLVEGAAGLALAGLMKHPERYRGQVNAIVLCGGNFDYDELTAAIAAVRPT; encoded by the coding sequence ATGTCGAACGAAGGTGACATCGCCGCCGCTGCCGCGCGTTCCGTGCGGGCGCATGCCCGCATCCGCGGTCATATCGCGAAGACGTCGCTGCTGGGCGCGTCCGCCGTCGGCGACGCGATCGGTAGCACCGTTTTGTTCAAATGCGAAAATTTCCAGTTCACCAACTCCTTCAAGGCGCGAGGCGCCTTCTCGAAGCTGACCGCGATGGACGATGCGACCGGGGGCCGGCCGTTCGTCACCGCCTCGTCCGGCAACCACGGCATAGCCTCCAGCTTCGCGGCGTCGCGCCTGTTCCGAAAATTGTCGGTCGTGCTTCCGCACAATGTCACGAAGGCCAAACTGGCGCGCATACGGTCCTTTGGCGTCGACGTGATCCTGCATGGCGACGAAAGCGGCCAGTCCGAGGCGCACGCGCGCCGCCTGGGCGAGGAGAAGGGACTCGTCTACGTATCTCCGTACAACGATCCCGATGTTGTTGCTGGCCAGGGCACGATCGGGCTCGAACTGCTGGAAGAGCATTCGCATATCGACAATGTCTTCATCGCCATGGGCGGCGGCGGGTTGATCGGCGGCATCGGCGCCGTGATGAAGGCCTTCAGTCCGCGCACGCGGATCATCGGCTGCGCGGCCGCCAACAGCATGGCGCTGGCAGCGTCGATGGAAGCGGGCAAGGTGATCGATGTCGAGCACTTGCCGACGTTGGCCGACGGCGTCGCCGGCGGCATGGATGAGGATTCAGTCACGCTCGGCCTCGCCCGGTCGGTCGTCGACGATGTGGTCATCTGTTCCGAAGCCGAGATCGCCGGCGCGCTCGCCCGTCTCGCGATCGAAGAGCATCTATTGGTCGAGGGTGCAGCCGGCCTAGCGCTGGCAGGGCTGATGAAGCACCCGGAACGGTACCGCGGCCAAGTCAATGCGATCGTGCTGTGCGGCGGGAATTTCGACTACGACGAACTGACGGCCGCGATCGCGGCGGTGCGACCGACCTGA
- a CDS encoding aminotransferase class I/II-fold pyridoxal phosphate-dependent enzyme, with the protein MDYARMVIEKESPEEYGYDRIRFNLSESSVRDRKLSDFHLSVPDLLLPYGEHRGDPELRALVAAQGKGLGPNDVLVAAGAAGALFIIATTLLSRDDHLVVVRPNYATNIETPRAIGCGITFIDLKFDDRFGLDIDAVASALRPNTRYVSITCPHNPTGTMIGRPQLDALIALVEKAGCRLLVDETYRDLTHGEMLPPAASLSPAAISVASLSKAYGAPGIRVGWIMTRDVHLMERFLAAKEQIGICGSVVDEWIGARILEGRDAFLAAQAPVLAGRLAIMRDWIESDELIEWVEPQGGVVCFPRFRHGPGFDFDDFYADLLESYGTYVGPGHWFEMPRNHMRIGFLYPLEDELRGGLAAISAAIRKHSSRQRS; encoded by the coding sequence ATGGACTACGCACGCATGGTGATCGAGAAGGAATCACCGGAGGAATACGGCTATGACCGCATTCGCTTCAACCTGTCGGAAAGCTCCGTACGAGACCGTAAGCTGTCCGATTTCCATCTCTCCGTCCCTGACCTGCTGCTGCCCTATGGCGAGCATCGCGGCGACCCTGAGCTTCGGGCGTTGGTAGCCGCGCAGGGCAAGGGCCTCGGCCCCAACGACGTTTTGGTGGCCGCCGGCGCCGCTGGCGCGCTGTTCATCATCGCCACCACGCTTCTATCGCGCGACGACCATCTTGTCGTGGTGCGGCCGAACTATGCCACTAACATCGAGACGCCGCGCGCCATCGGCTGCGGCATCACCTTTATCGACCTCAAATTCGACGATCGGTTCGGCCTCGACATCGATGCCGTCGCCAGCGCTCTGCGCCCGAACACCCGCTATGTCAGCATCACCTGCCCGCATAACCCAACCGGCACGATGATCGGCCGCCCTCAACTGGACGCGCTGATCGCCTTGGTCGAAAAGGCGGGATGCAGGCTACTGGTGGACGAAACCTACCGCGACCTGACCCATGGCGAGATGCTGCCCCCCGCCGCCTCGCTCAGCCCCGCCGCGATCAGTGTGGCTTCGCTGTCCAAGGCTTACGGCGCGCCGGGCATCCGCGTGGGCTGGATCATGACGCGCGACGTGCACTTGATGGAGCGCTTCCTGGCGGCGAAGGAGCAGATCGGCATCTGCGGCAGCGTCGTCGACGAGTGGATCGGCGCCCGCATCCTGGAAGGCCGCGACGCCTTCCTCGCCGCGCAGGCGCCAGTGCTGGCCGGACGCCTTGCCATCATGCGCGATTGGATTGAGAGCGACGAGCTGATCGAATGGGTCGAGCCCCAGGGCGGCGTGGTCTGCTTCCCCCGTTTCCGTCATGGTCCGGGATTCGATTTCGACGACTTTTACGCCGACCTGCTGGAAAGCTATGGCACCTATGTCGGTCCGGGCCACTGGTTCGAGATGCCGCGCAACCACATGCGTATCGGCTTCCTCTATCCTCTTGAGGACGAACTGCGGGGTGGCCTGGCGGCGATCTCCGCAGCGATTCGCAAGCATTCTTCCCGGCAAAGGTCGTGA